A part of bacterium genomic DNA contains:
- a CDS encoding SPOR domain-containing protein: MIYGERYTVLVAICSDLTQARFIQAKTSEATAEPVYVMKDSSSYKVKVGFFSSPESAKAVQTHLQKKIGNTQFIVKRQLDPPDYSIIDDFDYDKQYTIVVGFCLNSGEAELVKKKTLESTDETVNIIKDINYYKIEVGSFFSPESARAEQINLQKRGGYKGFIEEKKIERRSVARSVSSRSIFPIAERPVSKTKTSVPMAEKLVVTAPVANTSVTVTEKSVTSAPEKDTVPAEKTASFVPVKESKGYGIQIYAFVDRNRAVHSVNKYEEKYGANTIPLAPYNKVIAGDFKTKEDAKKLLTVLKKDYPDAFITKPQVVQVFKEVTEKPETETKPTVEQKPVVEVKPVVQKPVLEQKSTVEQKPTTEPKQVTVQKPVVVEKPAVEQKPVKEERSTQEKPKEVLAAPTSFKTQEKEVPQIKPDVSGKVSEHFYVEVDVFREKGMADQAQKKLQQEFTNKKAVVKYFKPYYKVVFTDFRNVDEAMEMVFMLQKSGYGKTLLIFE, from the coding sequence GTGATCTACGGTGAGCGATATACCGTTCTTGTGGCGATATGTTCGGATTTGACACAAGCCAGGTTTATACAGGCGAAAACATCGGAAGCGACTGCCGAACCGGTATACGTAATGAAAGATTCATCTTCTTATAAGGTAAAGGTTGGTTTTTTCTCTTCCCCGGAATCTGCCAAAGCCGTGCAGACACACTTGCAGAAAAAAATAGGGAATACTCAATTCATAGTAAAGAGGCAGCTCGATCCACCCGATTATTCTATCATAGATGATTTCGATTATGACAAACAATATACCATTGTTGTAGGTTTTTGTTTGAATTCGGGTGAAGCCGAACTTGTAAAAAAGAAAACACTGGAATCAACGGATGAGACGGTAAATATAATCAAAGATATAAATTATTATAAAATAGAAGTTGGTTCTTTTTTCTCCCCGGAATCTGCAAGAGCAGAACAAATAAATTTGCAGAAAAGGGGCGGATATAAGGGGTTTATAGAAGAAAAAAAGATTGAGCGGCGTTCGGTTGCGCGTTCCGTTTCGAGCAGGTCTATTTTTCCTATAGCAGAAAGACCTGTCTCTAAAACAAAGACGTCTGTTCCTATGGCAGAAAAACTTGTTGTTACGGCGCCTGTTGCTAATACCTCTGTTACTGTGACAGAAAAATCCGTTACTTCCGCACCGGAAAAAGATACTGTCCCGGCAGAAAAAACAGCATCTTTTGTGCCTGTGAAAGAATCCAAAGGTTATGGGATTCAGATATATGCTTTTGTAGACAGGAACAGGGCGGTTCATTCGGTAAATAAGTATGAAGAAAAATACGGGGCGAATACGATTCCGCTTGCTCCTTATAATAAAGTAATAGCAGGGGACTTTAAAACAAAAGAGGATGCAAAAAAATTATTAACCGTTTTAAAAAAGGATTACCCGGATGCGTTTATAACCAAACCCCAGGTAGTCCAGGTATTTAAAGAAGTAACGGAAAAACCGGAGACGGAAACAAAACCAACGGTAGAACAAAAACCGGTGGTAGAAGTGAAACCTGTTGTGCAGAAACCAGTATTGGAACAAAAATCGACAGTAGAGCAGAAACCAACAACAGAGCCAAAGCAGGTAACGGTACAGAAGCCGGTAGTAGTGGAAAAACCTGCAGTAGAGCAAAAGCCGGTAAAAGAGGAAAGGTCAACACAGGAAAAACCAAAGGAAGTATTGGCTGCGCCAACATCTTTCAAAACTCAGGAGAAAGAAGTCCCGCAAATCAAGCCCGACGTATCCGGAAAAGTGTCGGAGCATTTTTATGTAGAGGTTGACGTGTTCAGGGAAAAAGGAATGGCAGACCAGGCGCAAAAAAAATTACAGCAGGAATTCACAAATAAAAAAGCAGTTGTAAAATATTTTAAACCGTATTATAAAGTAGTGTTCACGGATTTTAGGAACGTAGATGAGGCGATGGAAATGGTGTTTATGTTACAGAAATCGGGGTACGGGAAGACGCTGTTGATATTTGAGTAG
- a CDS encoding transcriptional regulator, whose amino-acid sequence MAKKPEREIVTSEIDKIIHEPVRLSIMSVLCSCEEADFNYLLNLLKLTKGNLSVHITKLEDAGYVKVTKKFVDKIPNTTYSVTNFGIKQYEKYLKDWKNMVSISHRKI is encoded by the coding sequence ATGGCTAAAAAACCTGAACGTGAAATCGTAACATCGGAAATTGACAAAATCATTCACGAACCTGTGCGATTATCAATTATGAGCGTACTATGCAGTTGCGAAGAAGCGGATTTCAATTATCTTCTCAACCTGTTAAAACTAACTAAAGGCAATCTTTCCGTTCATATCACCAAACTTGAAGATGCGGGATACGTCAAAGTAACTAAAAAATTTGTGGATAAGATTCCCAACACCACTTACTCCGTAACCAACTTCGGCATAAAACAATACGAAAAATATCTTAAAGACTGGAAAAATATGGTCTCCATCTCCCACCGCAAAATCTAA
- a CDS encoding S8 family serine peptidase has product MRKKIFGIGLVVMVGLICSASVIALREGIPFSGKVSKIESGKGKGVIDTLVPPWEGPFSLCWKASYRIGYEAIQLTPSAPCSVISIAHAVGAYQISTKQCSVFVWSNVNGSPGTVLYKARVTASVGTALTTDINWYNINPPIYVADTFWVGNFEWDTLLPSTSLDGTMSYKSKYSSNGTSWNEDVKEYMQAAIVKYQQNGDPEISVLPTELILSIDTCTAKSLSFMPVSLPPVMNEDEASYWKDVVPGEFIICYNNTVNAEKASLKTLGISEKGISLITKKLGDNLIAVKVEGDGKSFIKSMKVKSNVKFIEPNRIWRIAGVPNDPYWSLQWDKDSIYAPDAWDHGYGDTTISIGVIDEGADYNHPDLVARYGSVKGYDTRNNDSDPINDVGTESHATHCSGIAAATINNGVGIAGVANARLFSLKYMSETGSGTTVDFCEAAQWCIDNGIKVWSMSTEGGYSSAAELKCQTGWNGGAILFAATGNSGADTVMYPAGYSSVIAIGAIQQSGSRWQYSNYGNHVKLVAPGANITSTIPGSAYTAMNGTSMACPQAAGSAALMWAAKPLLTNAEIRDILFNTARDISPAGWDKYTGYGKINLDLAMDSALDAKPTPADTGIITVYNGSSAAGNLYVTNITYAASWIKSVDLTAFTLPPGSSQGVTVIVKAKLSKGYYYDTLWVASNDPDNNPLPVPITLKVGDVGVEDNSDFGMRISEFGIKKDKIYLDIPNNYYTNIRITIYDLCGRLQSNVYEGALSKGNYTFTPEIKRSGIYFVKLSTDNGSLSRKMIFIK; this is encoded by the coding sequence ATGCGGAAAAAAATATTTGGGATAGGGTTGGTAGTGATGGTGGGATTAATTTGCAGCGCATCAGTAATAGCGTTGAGAGAAGGAATTCCTTTTTCCGGGAAGGTGAGTAAGATAGAGTCCGGTAAAGGAAAGGGAGTAATAGACACTTTAGTTCCTCCCTGGGAAGGTCCTTTTTCGTTGTGCTGGAAAGCTTCGTATCGTATTGGATATGAAGCAATACAACTTACACCTTCCGCGCCGTGTTCCGTTATCTCCATAGCACATGCTGTCGGAGCTTATCAAATAAGCACGAAACAGTGCAGTGTTTTTGTATGGAGCAACGTAAACGGGTCACCCGGGACGGTTTTATATAAGGCGAGAGTTACTGCTTCTGTCGGAACTGCTCTTACGACTGATATTAATTGGTATAACATAAATCCCCCGATATATGTGGCTGATACTTTCTGGGTTGGTAATTTTGAGTGGGATACGCTTTTGCCGTCAACGTCTCTCGACGGGACGATGTCATATAAAAGTAAATATTCATCAAACGGCACATCGTGGAATGAGGATGTAAAAGAGTATATGCAGGCAGCCATCGTAAAGTACCAGCAAAACGGGGATCCTGAGATAAGCGTACTGCCGACGGAGCTTATACTAAGTATAGATACGTGTACGGCAAAATCATTATCATTTATGCCTGTATCTTTGCCTCCCGTAATGAATGAAGATGAGGCATCATATTGGAAAGACGTAGTGCCGGGGGAATTTATAATTTGTTACAACAATACCGTTAATGCGGAAAAAGCATCTTTGAAAACGCTTGGTATCTCAGAAAAAGGGATAAGTTTAATTACGAAGAAACTTGGAGATAATCTTATAGCGGTTAAAGTAGAAGGAGACGGGAAATCTTTTATCAAGAGTATGAAAGTGAAATCAAACGTAAAATTTATAGAGCCGAACAGAATATGGAGAATTGCTGGAGTTCCGAACGACCCGTACTGGTCGCTTCAATGGGATAAAGACAGCATTTATGCTCCGGATGCTTGGGATCATGGGTATGGAGATACGACAATCAGCATCGGCGTAATTGATGAAGGAGCGGATTACAATCATCCTGATTTAGTAGCGAGGTATGGTTCGGTCAAAGGATATGACACGAGGAATAACGACAGTGATCCGATAAACGACGTTGGCACGGAAAGTCATGCAACACATTGTTCGGGGATTGCGGCAGCGACGATTAATAACGGCGTGGGAATTGCGGGAGTAGCAAACGCCCGTCTTTTTTCGTTAAAATATATGAGCGAGACAGGCAGCGGGACTACCGTTGATTTTTGTGAAGCAGCGCAATGGTGTATAGATAACGGGATTAAGGTTTGGTCTATGAGCACGGAAGGCGGTTATTCAAGCGCTGCGGAGTTAAAATGCCAGACCGGATGGAATGGGGGAGCCATTTTATTTGCGGCAACCGGGAACAGTGGGGCAGATACCGTGATGTATCCTGCGGGATATTCTTCCGTGATAGCTATAGGCGCGATACAACAATCCGGTAGTCGTTGGCAGTACAGCAATTACGGGAATCACGTTAAGCTTGTTGCGCCGGGAGCTAATATTACCAGCACCATTCCGGGGAGCGCTTACACTGCAATGAACGGGACTTCTATGGCATGTCCGCAGGCGGCTGGAAGCGCAGCTCTTATGTGGGCGGCAAAACCTTTATTAACGAATGCGGAAATAAGGGATATATTGTTTAATACCGCGAGGGATATAAGTCCGGCGGGTTGGGATAAATACACGGGATACGGGAAAATCAATCTTGATCTGGCGATGGATTCGGCGTTGGATGCCAAACCGACACCTGCAGATACCGGAATTATAACGGTTTACAATGGAAGTTCTGCTGCGGGAAATTTGTACGTTACGAACATTACTTATGCGGCAAGCTGGATAAAATCGGTAGACCTTACCGCTTTTACTTTGCCACCCGGCTCTTCACAAGGTGTTACGGTAATTGTCAAAGCGAAACTCAGCAAAGGTTATTATTATGATACTTTATGGGTAGCTTCGAACGACCCTGATAATAATCCTCTTCCGGTTCCGATTACTTTGAAAGTTGGGGATGTAGGGGTAGAAGACAATTCGGATTTTGGAATGCGGATTTCGGAATTTGGAATTAAAAAAGATAAGATTTATCTGGATATTCCTAATAACTATTACACTAATATACGAATAACTATTTATGACTTATGTGGAAGACTTCAAAGCAATGTATACGAAGGCGCATTGAGCAAGGGAAATTATACGTTTACGCCGGAGATAAAGAGGAGTGGGATATACTTTGTGAAACTTTCTACGGATAATGGTTCATTGAGCAGGAAAATGATATTTATAAAATGA
- a CDS encoding DUF5723 family protein: MHLIFFAIIQSYNWWVIRGLPENYEGFGKAYIHSISKNDIQSVSWNPANYYLNPKNGTSLELFSVQTNFVNEQLLGKTGYNYYIDDEAKDKFFASIKGDYYTYKNISEKTVISVAYKNYAFTYKSRVYWDLKTPKDFYTLLLIGGPFPDTNYNLDGGKGTAQIVDEYGLNISLPPIKGIFSGVRLKYLQGKSCSALDSSNGLIETTWDSIINTSEFFFSSAEGGNGFGIDFGIAGKWKKFYTGLCIENLYSIINWTDSTLHEDQLDTTLIYEVPSFKSHLPVSLRMASSYDLGVTRFIFATSFEKYWAFSVAASSELWKHILATGGFVYSFSSISPIIQIGFSPTKKIKLMIGYHTEEGPGPLVPNFKSSAYSFSSSITF, encoded by the coding sequence ATGCATTTAATATTTTTTGCGATTATCCAATCTTATAATTGGTGGGTAATACGGGGACTCCCCGAAAATTATGAAGGTTTTGGTAAAGCATATATTCATTCCATTTCCAAAAATGATATACAATCCGTTTCATGGAATCCGGCGAATTATTATTTAAACCCAAAAAATGGAACATCTTTAGAACTATTCTCTGTTCAAACCAATTTCGTAAACGAACAATTGTTGGGCAAAACAGGATATAATTATTATATTGATGACGAAGCAAAAGATAAATTCTTCGCTTCTATTAAAGGAGATTACTATACTTATAAAAATATTTCTGAAAAAACGGTTATTTCGGTTGCCTATAAGAACTATGCATTTACCTATAAAAGCAGAGTATACTGGGATTTAAAAACTCCTAAAGACTTCTATACTCTACTCCTTATTGGGGGACCCTTTCCTGATACAAATTATAACCTCGACGGCGGAAAAGGCACAGCTCAAATTGTTGACGAATACGGTTTGAATATAAGCCTTCCTCCTATAAAAGGAATTTTCTCAGGAGTACGGTTAAAATACTTACAAGGGAAATCTTGTTCCGCCTTAGACAGCAGTAACGGTCTTATTGAAACCACATGGGACTCAATAATAAATACATCCGAATTTTTCTTTTCCTCTGCAGAAGGAGGAAACGGCTTCGGAATAGATTTTGGCATCGCCGGTAAATGGAAAAAGTTTTATACCGGACTTTGTATTGAAAATCTTTACAGCATTATAAACTGGACTGACAGCACCCTTCACGAAGACCAACTGGATACTACTTTAATCTACGAAGTTCCTTCATTTAAATCGCATCTTCCGGTTTCTCTAAGAATGGCATCGTCTTATGATTTAGGTGTTACAAGATTTATTTTTGCCACTTCATTCGAGAAATACTGGGCTTTTTCAGTAGCTGCAAGTTCGGAGTTATGGAAACATATTCTGGCAACGGGTGGGTTTGTTTACTCTTTTTCTTCAATATCGCCCATAATTCAAATAGGATTTTCCCCTACCAAAAAAATAAAACTCATGATAGGATATCATACAGAAGAAGGCCCTGGGCCTCTAGTTCCAAACTTTAAGTCCTCCGCTTACTCTTTCTCTTCTTCAATAACGTTCTGA